In Streptacidiphilus sp. P02-A3a, the DNA window CTCCGCCGACCCGATGCCGGTCGTCAGCGGTGCCTACGGTAAGAGCGCCACCATCACCACCTCGGGCAAGCCGACCGACAAGCTGGTGGTGAACACGCTGACCCAGGGCACCGGCGCGGTGGTGGGCAGCGGTGACACCGCGGTCGCCAACGTCGTGGTGAAGGACTGGACCACCGGCAAGACCGTGAGCGACTCCTACGCCAGCAAGGCTCCGCTGGTCGCCGGGCTCAGCGGGATGATCCCGGGGCTGAAGGCCGGGATCCAGGGCCGCACCATCGGCAGCCGGGTCCTGGTGGTCGCCCCGCCCGCGGACGCGGCCACGCAGCTGGCGGCCAACGAGGCGCAGCAGGCGCAGCAGGGCGGCACCAGCATGGGGGTGGGCGCCAAGGACACCCTGGCCTTGGTGATCGACATCACCGGCGCGGTGCCGACCAACGGCACCGCCTCGGGCACCGCGGCCAAGTCGATTCCGGCCAGCCTGCCGGTGGTCAACGCCTGCGACAAGAAGGCCGCGACGATCACCATCCCCAAGGGCGCGACGGCCCCGACCGCGCTGCAGTCGGCGGTGCTGATCAAGGGCAACGGCCCGAAGGTCACCAGCGGCCAGACGATCATCACCCAGTACACCGGCGTGACCTGGGCCGACGGCAAGGTCTTCGACTCCTCCTGGAACGACAACGGCGCGGTCTCGTTCCCGATCGGCGTGGGCCAGGTCATCAAGGGCTGGGACCAGTCGCTGGTCGGCCAGACCGTGGGCAGCCGGATCGAGGTGGTCATCCCGCCGTCGCTGGGCTACGGCAGCACCGCCCAGAGCAGCATCCCGGCGAACTCGACGCTGGTGTTCGTCGTGGACATCCTGGGTGCCGCGTAACGCGTAACGTATGGTCGGACGGCCGCTGACCGGTGGCCGCACTGACGAGGAGATCAAGATCTTGAGCATCGAGAAGCCGGAGATCGACTTCCCGGGCGGCGAGCCGCCGGTGGAGCTGCAGATCCGTGACATCTGGGTGGGCGACGGCGAGGAGGCCAAGTCCGGCCAGAACGTCAGCGTGCACTACGTGGGTGTCGCCTTCAGCACCGGTGAGGAGTTCGACGCGAGCTGGAACCGCGGCTCGGCGTTCACCTTCCCGCTCGGTGCCGGCCACGTCATCGGCGGCTGGGACCAGGGCGTCGTCGGGATGAAGGTCGGGGGCCGGCGCGAGCTGATCATCCCGCCGCACCTCGGCTACGGCGACCGCGGCGCCGGTCGCGCGATCAAGCCGGGCGAGACGCTGATCTTCGTGGTGGACCTGCTCGCGGTCTGATCGCCGAGCCGCCAACGGCCCCGTCCTACCACGGAAGTGGCAGGGCGGGGCCGCGCTTTGGCGACACGCCGCCGGACCGGTACGGTCGGGTGCGCCGGGCACACGGAGTGTTCGCGTGCAGGGAGGGGTGAGCGGTGCCCATCGCCAAGTCCGAGCGGTTGATGAACCTCGCGCTGTGCCTGATGAACACCAGGCGTCCGCTGAGCAAGCGGGAGCTGCGGGACTCCATCGAGGCCTACCAGGAGGCCGCCGAGAGCGGCACCGAGGACTCCTTCAACCGCATGTTCGAACGGGACAAGGACGACCTGCGCGAGCTCGGCCTGGTGATCGACGTCGAGGAGAACCCGCTGGACGGCGAGTCCGGCTACCTGGCCCGGCGCGACCGCAACCGGCTGCCGGAGATCTCGCTGGACGCCGAGGAGGCCGCCGCGCTGAGCCTGGCGGCCGGGGTCTGGCGGCAGGCCCGGCTGGCGGGCGCGGCCAGCGGCGCGCTGCACAAGCTGCGCGCGGCCGGGGTACTGGTGGAGGGCACGGCGGAGGCGCCGACGGCGCTGGAGCCGCGGATCCCGGCCCGGGAGGCCGCGTTCGAGCCGCTGCTGGCGGCGGCCAGGGACAGGCGGCCGGTGACCTTCGGCTACCGCAAGTCCGGGGCCTCGGCGGCGGAGCCGCGCGCGGTCGAACCGTGGGCACTGGAGTGCTGGCACGGGCACTGGTACCTGGCCGGCTGGGACCGCGACCGCAAGGACGTCCGGGTGTTCCGGCTGAGCCGGATCACCGACCGGGTGAAGATCCGCGCCGGGGTGTTCACCGCCGACGTCCCGGACCATGTGGACGTGCGCCAGCACGTGGCCAGGTTCGCCGGGGAGGGCGCGACCGCGACCGCCCGGATCCGGCTGCGGCGCGGCGCGGCCTTCCCGCTGCGCACCAAGGCGCTGCGGGTGGACGCGGTGGACGCGGACTGGGACGAGCTGGAGGTCCCGTACGGGCACGGGCTCGCCGCCGACCTGTCCGAGTTCGGCACGGCGGTGCGGGTGGTCGCCCCGGCGGAGCTGCGCTCCGACGTGATCGCCCGGCTGCGCGCCGTCGCCGGGGCGGCCGGTGCCTCCGCCGCGGGGTCCGCGAACGATGGGTCCGCGAACGCCGGGTCCGCGAACGCCGGGTCCGCGACCGACGAGTCCGCCGACATCGAGGGAGCAGCGCTGTGAGCAACGCCATCGACCAGACCCGCCGGATGCTCTCGCTGGTCACCTATCTCCGCGAGCGCCCCGGCGCCCGGGTCGGCGACGTGGCCCGGGCCTTCGGGATCAGCGAGCGCGAGCTGGTGGCGGACCTGAACGTGCTGCCGATGTGCGGCACCAGCTTCCGCGGCGGCGACCTGCTGGACATCGACACCGACGGCGAGCGGATCTGGTGGCACAACCCGGACGATGTCGCCCAACCGCTGCGGCTGTCCTCGGACGAGGCCATCTCGCTGCTGGTGGCGGCCCGCGCGGTGGCCGGGCTGCCGGGGCTGCGGGAGCGCGACCGGACGGCGCTCACCCGCGCGGTCGCCAAGCTGGAGGCGGCGGCCGGGGACGCGGCCGAGGGCAGCGCCCGGGTCGGCGCCACCTTCGAGGCGGAGGGCAGCGTCTTCGCCGACGTCGACCGGGCGCTGACCGAGCGGCGGCGGCTGTGGATCCAGTACTACTCCTCCGGCCGGGGCGAGATGACCGAGCGGGAGGTCGACCCGATCCGGCTGGTCTCCGAGGGGCACACCTACCTGGAGGGCTGGTGCCGGCTCTCGGAGGACCGGCGGATGTTCCGGCTGGACCGGGTGGCCGACATCCGGGTGCTGGACGTGCCCTCCGATCCGCCGCCGCTGGAGCTGCGGGACCTGTCGGACGGGCTGGTGCGCCCGGCCGCCGACGACCCGCAGGTGGTACTGGAGGTGGGCCCGGCCGGTCGCTGGGTCACCGAGTACTACAGCCACGAGGAGTCGCTGGAACTGCCCGACGGCGGCCTGCGGATCACCCTGCGCACGCCCGACCCGGCCGGGCTGCTCCGGCTCGCGCTGCGGCTGGGCGCGGACGGCCGGATCACCGCCCCGGCGGCGCTGGCCGAGCAGGCCCGGTCCACCGCGGCGGCGGCGCTGGCCCTGTACGCGGACGACGAGCCCGCCGACACGCCGGACGACACCGGGTGGCGGTACGGCGGCGAGCGGGCGGGGGACGGGGCGTGACCGAGGTCCCGATCCGTTTCCGGGCGTCCTGCACCGAGTGCCGGGCCACCACGGAGCTGGATGTGGAGGCGTTCCGACTGACCGTCGGCCGCAGCCGGGAGCGCACCTTCTACACCTTCACCTGTCCGGGCTGCGGCAGCAACGTCCGGCGGATGGCGGGGGAGCGCATCGTCGAGGCGCTGACCGGCGCGGGGGTGCGCACCATGCGGCTGCATCTAGGCGAGCAGCCCCCGGCCGTGCCGTAGGCTGGCGACCATGCCTTGGGTGATCGTCTGCGTTGTCGGCCTGTCCGCGGTCGGACTGCTGGTCCTCGGTCTGCTCGCGGTCCGGGTGTACGCCGAGGTGGGGCGGCTGGCCCGGGAACTCGACGCCGCGGGGCGCCGGGTGGGCCACGCGGCGGGCGCGGTGGAACGCGCCGCCGAGGCGGTCGCGCGTCGGGCGGGGGAGCTTGCCTTGGGTGAACCCGGGCCGACGTAGGATCGAACTTGCGTCGATATCACGAGAAGTGCGACCGCATCTGGACTCTCCGGCGGCGGTAGTGCGTATCATCAGCGCAGAGACCAGAGACGAAGAGGGAATCCCATGCTCGAGAACCGCGGACTTGAAATCATCATCCTGGCGGTCATCGTGCTGCTGCTCTTCGGAGCGAAGCGGCTGCCTGACACGGCGCGTGCGCTCGGCAAGTCGCTGCGCATCCTCAAGTCGGAGGTCGGCGCGATGAAGACCGACGACAAGCCGGAGGCGCAGACGGCGCAGAGCACCCAAGCCGAGCCCGTCGCCGCTCCGAAGACCATTCAGGCAGCGCCCGGCGAGTCCGCCACGGCCCGCCCGGTCGCCGACGCCCAGCCGCACGTGCAGGGCTGACCGCAGTCGCTGTAACGCGGGCTGATCCGGGGTGACCGGTCCGCGCCTTCCATCCACCATCACGCAGGGACTGAAAGCCGCACGGTGAGCAGCGATACCCAGAGCACTGCGGGCCGTACTGCCGGCAGGCAGAAGAAGAAGCAGAAGAACGCTGAAGGCCGGATGCCGCTGGCGGACCATCTCCGCGAGTTGCGGGACCGACTGGCCATCTCGATCCTCGCGCTGCTGGTGGGTACGATCCTCGGCTTCGTCATGCACAACTGGGTCCTTCACCAGATGACCGGCCCGATCTGCAACATCTCCAGCCTGCACGGGGTGGGCGCGCGGACCTCCGGCTGCCCCAACGGGGTGCTGGTGGTGGACGGGCCGCTCGGGGGCCTCTCGCTGAGCTTCGACGTGTCGATGATGCTCGGCGCGATCTTCTCCAGCCCGGTGTGGTCGTACCAGCTCTGGGCCTTCCTGGCGCCCGGGCTGTACAAGAAGGAGCGCAAGTACGGGCTGAGCTTCGTCGGCGCCGCGGTACCGCTGTTCATCGGCGGCGCGGCCATCGCCTACTGGGTGTTCCCCAAGGCGATCCGCATCCTGCTGAGCTTCGTGCCGTCGGGCATGGCGCAGATGATCCAGGGCACCGACTTCCTCAGCTTCTTCATCCGGATGGTGCTGGTCTTCGGGCTCTCCTTCGAGATCCCGCTGCTGCTGGTCGCGCTGAACTTCATCGGGGTGCTCAGCGCCGCCAAGCTGCGCGGCTGGTGGCGGCCGATCGTGTTCATCATCTTCGTGTTCGCCGCCGTGGCCACGCCGACCGGTGACCCGCTGACGATGACCGTGCTGGCCGTGCCGATCTGCGTGCTGTTCTTCATCGCGCTCGGGGTGGCCACGATCCACGACCGGGCCAAGGCCAAGCGCCGGGCGATCGAGGACCCGGACAGCCTGCTGGACGACGACACCGCCTCCTCGCTCGACCTGACGCCCTCCGAACTGCCCTCGCAGGGACCCGGTCCGGTGGAGCGGGTCAGCCCCTCCGACCTGGCCTCGGACGAGCCGATGGACTACCACTCGGACGACGTCACCTGAGTTCGCGGGACCGCCCGGAACCGGGCGGAAAATCCTGGGTCGAGTGTCAGTCCCGGCGGGTAGCCTCTGGTTGAGATGCACATCCAAGACGACAACGACCCGCGCGCCGCCGACGGAAGCACCGAAGGCACCGCCCACCGCGCTCCCGTGCGCCCGAACCGGGAGGATGGTGCCGCGATGACCTCCGCCGCCCCCCGCAACACCCCCCAGAACCGCAGTACCCCCCAGAACCGCGATACCTCCCAGAACCGCGATACCCCCAGAACGAATCGGCCGAGAACGAGCACGAGCCCGCTCTGTACGACGCCGAGGAGGAACTGAGTCCCGCCGAGCGCTACGCCGCCTTCCGGCGCCGCGCCCAGGAGCAGGCCACCGCGCTGTACGCGTTCCGCCGGCTCTACGACTTCCCGCTGGACGAGTTCCAGATCGAGGCCTGCGCCGCGCTGGAGGCCGGGCAGGGCGTGCTGGTGGCCGCCCCCACCGGCTCCGGCAAGACCATCGTCGGCGAGTTCGCCGTGCACCTCGCCCTCGCCGAGGGGCGCAAGTGCTTCTACACCACGCCGATCAAGGCGCTGTCCAACCAGAAGTACGCGGACCTGGTCAAGCGCTACGGCCCGGACAAGGTCGGCCTGCTGACCGGCGACAACACGGTCAACAGCGAGGCCCCGGTGGTGGTGATGACCACCGAGGTACTGCGCAACATGCTCTACGCGGGCTCGCACACCCTGTCCGGCCTGGGCTACGTGGTCATGGACGAGGTGCACTACCTGGCCGACCGCTTCCGCGGCGCGGTGTGGGAGGAGGTCATCATCCACCTCCCCGAGTCGGTGACCCTGGTCTCGCTGTCGGCCACGGTCTCCAACGCCGAGGAGTTCGGCGACTGGCTGGACACCGTCCGCGGCGGCACCAAGGTCATCGTCTCCGAGCACCGCCCGGTCCCGCTGTGGCAGCACGTGCTCGCGGGCAACCGGATGTACGACCTCTTCGTGGAGACCCGGGGCGACGTCCGGGTCGCCGAGGAGCGCGCCCACGGGCGGCGGCGCGACGGCGGCCAGCAGCGCGGCGGCGAGGCCGACGTCAACCCGGAGCTGGTCCGGCTGGCCCGGGCCGAGCAGGACCGCCGGTACGCGCGCGGGGACCGCTTCGAGAAGCGCGGCCGGGGCCGGAGCATGCCCAGCGGCCGTCCCGGCCGGGCCTGGACGCCGAGCCGCCCGGAGGTCGTCGCCCGACTGAGCGACGAGGGCCTGCTGCCCGCGATCACCTTCATCTTCAGCCGGGCGGGCTGCGAGGCCGCCGTGCAGCAGTGCCTGAACTCCGGCCTGCGGCTGAACAGCGAGGCCGAGCGGGCCGAGGTGCGCACCCTGGTCGAGACCCGCACCGCCGCCATCCCGGACGAGGACCTGCACGTCCTGGGGTACTACGAGTGGGTCGACGCGCTGGAGCGCGGGGTCGCCGCCCACCACGCCGGGATGCTGCCGACCTTCAAGGAGATCGTCGAGGAGCTGTTCGTGCGCGGCCTGGTCAAGGCCGTGTTCGCGACCGAGACACTGGCCCTGGGCATCAACATGCCGGCCCGCTCGGTGGTCATGGAGAAGCTGGTCAAGTGGAACGGCGAGACCCACGCCGACGTCACTCCCGGCGAGTACACCCAGCTCACCGGCCGGGCCGGGCGGCGCGGCATCGACGTCGAGGGCCACGCCGTGGTGCTCTGGCAGCCGGGCCTGGACCCGGCCGCCCTGGCCGGGCTCGCGGGCACCCGCACCTATCCGCTGCGCTCCTCCTTCAAGCCCTCCTACAACATGGCGGTCAACCTGGTCTCGCAGTTCGGCCGGCACAAGTCCCGGGAGCTGCTGGAGACCTCGTTCGCACAGTTCCAGGCGGACCGCTCGGTGGTCGGCATCGCCCGCCAGGTGCGCCGCAACGAGGAGGGCCTGGCCGGCTACCGCGAGGCGGAGACCTGCCACCTGGGCAATTTCCAGGAGTACGCCGGGCTGCGCCGGGAGCTCAAGGACCGGGAGAACCAGCTCGCCCGCGAGGGCGCCAACCAGCGCCGGGCCAGCGCCGCCGACTCGCTGGAGAAGCTGAAGCCGGGCGACGTCATCCACGTCCCCACCGGCCGCTTCGCGGGCCTGGCGCTGGTGCTCGACCCGGGCATCCCGCCGGTCAGTCGGCACGGCCACCGGCAGGACCACGGCGACGGACCGCGTCCGGTGGTGCTCACCGCCGAACGGCAGGTGAAGCGGCTGGCGATGATCGACTTCCCGGTCCCGGTCGAGGCCGTGGAACGGCTGCGGATCCCGCGCAGCTTCAACCCGCGCAGCCCCCAGTCCCGCCGGGACCTGGCCTCCGCGCTCCGGTCCAAGGCCGGCCACCTGGAGCCGGGTCGGGCCCGCAAGTCCCGCGCGGCGGCGGCCGACGACCCGGAGATCGCCCGGCTGCGCGCGGCACTGCGGCAGCACCCCTGCCACGGCTGCGACGAGCGCGAGCAGCACGCCCGCTGGGCCGAGCGGTACGAGCGGCTGAGC includes these proteins:
- a CDS encoding RNA helicase; the protein is MYDAEEELSPAERYAAFRRRAQEQATALYAFRRLYDFPLDEFQIEACAALEAGQGVLVAAPTGSGKTIVGEFAVHLALAEGRKCFYTTPIKALSNQKYADLVKRYGPDKVGLLTGDNTVNSEAPVVVMTTEVLRNMLYAGSHTLSGLGYVVMDEVHYLADRFRGAVWEEVIIHLPESVTLVSLSATVSNAEEFGDWLDTVRGGTKVIVSEHRPVPLWQHVLAGNRMYDLFVETRGDVRVAEERAHGRRRDGGQQRGGEADVNPELVRLARAEQDRRYARGDRFEKRGRGRSMPSGRPGRAWTPSRPEVVARLSDEGLLPAITFIFSRAGCEAAVQQCLNSGLRLNSEAERAEVRTLVETRTAAIPDEDLHVLGYYEWVDALERGVAAHHAGMLPTFKEIVEELFVRGLVKAVFATETLALGINMPARSVVMEKLVKWNGETHADVTPGEYTQLTGRAGRRGIDVEGHAVVLWQPGLDPAALAGLAGTRTYPLRSSFKPSYNMAVNLVSQFGRHKSRELLETSFAQFQADRSVVGIARQVRRNEEGLAGYREAETCHLGNFQEYAGLRRELKDRENQLAREGANQRRASAADSLEKLKPGDVIHVPTGRFAGLALVLDPGIPPVSRHGHRQDHGDGPRPVVLTAERQVKRLAMIDFPVPVEAVERLRIPRSFNPRSPQSRRDLASALRSKAGHLEPGRARKSRAAAADDPEIARLRAALRQHPCHGCDEREQHARWAERYERLSRDTRQLEQRMKSRTHTIARTFDRVCALLTDLGYLAGDSVTDDGRRLARLYGELDLLASECLREEIWEGLTPAELAACASALVFEARRGDDESGAPKLPEGGAREALGEMIRLWGHLNALEEQHKLSTMDNWGQREPDLGFAWTAFRWASGHPLDAVLREADMPAGDFVRWVRQLIDVLGQIANAAPEDGGVRGAARKAIDGLRRGIIAYSSVN
- a CDS encoding YafY family protein, producing MLSLVTYLRERPGARVGDVARAFGISERELVADLNVLPMCGTSFRGGDLLDIDTDGERIWWHNPDDVAQPLRLSSDEAISLLVAARAVAGLPGLRERDRTALTRAVAKLEAAAGDAAEGSARVGATFEAEGSVFADVDRALTERRRLWIQYYSSGRGEMTEREVDPIRLVSEGHTYLEGWCRLSEDRRMFRLDRVADIRVLDVPSDPPPLELRDLSDGLVRPAADDPQVVLEVGPAGRWVTEYYSHEESLELPDGGLRITLRTPDPAGLLRLALRLGADGRITAPAALAEQARSTAAAALALYADDEPADTPDDTGWRYGGERAGDGA
- a CDS encoding FKBP-type peptidyl-prolyl cis-trans isomerase yields the protein MRRTTAAAALLLVPTLLLTGCGSSTKASSSDATSVAPVACAATPSSTPTATSVVSGTVDSADPMPVVSGAYGKSATITTSGKPTDKLVVNTLTQGTGAVVGSGDTAVANVVVKDWTTGKTVSDSYASKAPLVAGLSGMIPGLKAGIQGRTIGSRVLVVAPPADAATQLAANEAQQAQQGGTSMGVGAKDTLALVIDITGAVPTNGTASGTAAKSIPASLPVVNACDKKAATITIPKGATAPTALQSAVLIKGNGPKVTSGQTIITQYTGVTWADGKVFDSSWNDNGAVSFPIGVGQVIKGWDQSLVGQTVGSRIEVVIPPSLGYGSTAQSSIPANSTLVFVVDILGAA
- the tatA gene encoding Sec-independent protein translocase subunit TatA, with amino-acid sequence MLENRGLEIIILAVIVLLLFGAKRLPDTARALGKSLRILKSEVGAMKTDDKPEAQTAQSTQAEPVAAPKTIQAAPGESATARPVADAQPHVQG
- the tatC gene encoding twin-arginine translocase subunit TatC; the protein is MSSDTQSTAGRTAGRQKKKQKNAEGRMPLADHLRELRDRLAISILALLVGTILGFVMHNWVLHQMTGPICNISSLHGVGARTSGCPNGVLVVDGPLGGLSLSFDVSMMLGAIFSSPVWSYQLWAFLAPGLYKKERKYGLSFVGAAVPLFIGGAAIAYWVFPKAIRILLSFVPSGMAQMIQGTDFLSFFIRMVLVFGLSFEIPLLLVALNFIGVLSAAKLRGWWRPIVFIIFVFAAVATPTGDPLTMTVLAVPICVLFFIALGVATIHDRAKAKRRAIEDPDSLLDDDTASSLDLTPSELPSQGPGPVERVSPSDLASDEPMDYHSDDVT
- a CDS encoding FKBP-type peptidyl-prolyl cis-trans isomerase, which codes for MSIEKPEIDFPGGEPPVELQIRDIWVGDGEEAKSGQNVSVHYVGVAFSTGEEFDASWNRGSAFTFPLGAGHVIGGWDQGVVGMKVGGRRELIIPPHLGYGDRGAGRAIKPGETLIFVVDLLAV